A genomic region of Streptosporangium lutulentum contains the following coding sequences:
- a CDS encoding DUF4870 domain-containing protein, with amino-acid sequence MSENPEDLPRESADPDRTRRIDQPSPPGLTQPGQSHTQQGWGHPRFDPPPDQNHPRPDQGQGHPQGPSHTQQGWGYPQGQGYAQQGQSHPPSGQGYGYPPPPIPPYDMSGHGYQGGYQGGYQGGYQGGYPQPGAYGYGYGHPGAYGPRPGSDDTTLSMLAHLLGLLTWFVGPLVVYLAKKDESPYVRAQAAEALNFQLTLMIAYFVSWILAFVLIGFVLMFVVWIGSIALMIIAAVAANRGENYRYPMNIRFIR; translated from the coding sequence ATGAGCGAGAACCCCGAGGATCTACCTCGCGAGTCCGCGGACCCGGACCGAACGCGGCGCATCGACCAGCCTTCCCCGCCCGGCCTCACCCAGCCGGGCCAGAGCCACACCCAGCAGGGCTGGGGCCACCCCCGGTTCGACCCGCCGCCCGACCAGAACCACCCGCGGCCCGACCAGGGGCAGGGCCACCCCCAGGGCCCGAGCCACACCCAGCAGGGTTGGGGCTATCCCCAAGGCCAGGGCTATGCCCAGCAGGGCCAGAGTCACCCACCATCGGGGCAGGGGTACGGCTACCCGCCTCCCCCGATCCCGCCGTACGACATGAGCGGCCACGGCTACCAGGGCGGCTATCAAGGTGGGTACCAGGGTGGATACCAGGGTGGGTATCCCCAACCCGGCGCGTACGGATACGGCTACGGCCATCCGGGGGCATACGGTCCGCGGCCCGGCAGCGACGACACCACCCTGTCCATGCTCGCCCATCTGCTGGGCCTTCTGACCTGGTTCGTCGGCCCGTTGGTGGTGTATCTCGCCAAGAAGGACGAATCCCCCTACGTGCGCGCTCAGGCCGCCGAAGCCCTCAACTTCCAGCTCACCCTGATGATCGCCTACTTCGTCTCCTGGATTCTGGCGTTCGTACTGATTGGTTTCGTCCTGATGTTCGTGGTCTGGATCGGATCGATCGCCTTGATGATCATCGCCGCCGTCGCAGCCAATCGAGGCGAGAACTACCGTTATCCAATGAACATCCGCTTCATCCGCTGA
- the hrcA gene encoding heat-inducible transcriptional repressor HrcA: protein MVDDRKLAVLRAIVEDYVSTNEPVGSKALVERHNLGVSPATIRNDMAVLEEQGYIAQPHTSAGRVPTDKGYRLFVDRLSQVKPLSSAERKAIETFLAGAVDIDDVVMRTVRLLAQLTRQVAVVQYPTLTNSTVRHVELVPLSERRLMFVLITNTGRVEQRVVELHETVDEARVAHLRAMLNSCLDGCGLTSVPDKVVDLPARLAAEDRPLAATILSVLLESLVDRHDEKIVFAGAANLAGADFTVGLRDVLEALEEQVVLMRLLGETSDLSALTVRIGSENPYTGLQGTSIVVAGYGSGDKQLARLGVLGPTRMDYPVTMGAVRAVARYVSQILAAS, encoded by the coding sequence TTGGTCGACGACCGGAAGCTCGCGGTGCTTCGCGCCATTGTCGAGGATTACGTGTCCACCAATGAGCCGGTGGGTTCCAAGGCGCTCGTCGAGCGGCACAACCTGGGAGTGTCGCCCGCGACCATCCGCAACGACATGGCGGTGCTGGAGGAGCAGGGCTACATCGCCCAGCCCCACACCAGTGCCGGTCGGGTGCCCACCGACAAGGGTTATCGGCTGTTCGTCGACCGGCTTTCGCAGGTGAAGCCGCTGTCGAGCGCGGAGAGGAAGGCCATCGAGACCTTCCTGGCCGGCGCGGTGGACATCGACGACGTCGTCATGCGCACGGTACGGCTGCTCGCGCAGCTGACCAGGCAGGTGGCGGTGGTTCAATACCCCACGTTGACCAACTCCACGGTTCGCCACGTCGAGCTGGTCCCGCTGAGTGAGCGCCGGCTGATGTTCGTGCTCATCACCAACACGGGACGGGTCGAGCAGCGCGTGGTCGAGCTGCACGAAACGGTCGACGAGGCCCGCGTCGCCCATCTGCGGGCGATGCTCAACTCCTGCCTGGACGGATGCGGGCTCACCAGCGTCCCCGACAAGGTCGTCGATCTGCCCGCGCGTCTCGCCGCCGAGGACAGGCCGCTCGCGGCCACGATCCTGTCGGTGCTGCTGGAGTCCCTGGTGGACCGGCACGATGAAAAGATTGTCTTCGCCGGGGCAGCCAACCTCGCGGGGGCCGACTTCACCGTCGGACTCCGCGACGTGCTGGAGGCCCTGGAAGAGCAGGTCGTGCTCATGCGCCTGCTCGGCGAGACGTCCGACCTGTCAGCGCTGACGGTGCGGATCGGCTCGGAAAACCCCTATACCGGCCTCCAGGGCACATCGATCGTCGTCGCTGGATACGGTTCAGGGGACAAGCAACTGGCCCGGCTCGGTGTGCTGGGTCCGACGCGAATGGACTACCCGGTCACGATGGGCGCGGTGCGCGCGGTGGCACGTTACGTCAGCCAGATCCTGGCTGCATCCTAA
- the dnaJ gene encoding molecular chaperone DnaJ: MAKSDYYGTLGVRRDASAEEIKKAYRRLARELHPDVNPDPETQERFKDITQAYEVLSDSNKRQMYDMGADPFASGGGAGAGGFGAGFPFSDIMDAFFGAAGGGRGPRSRARRGRNATIRVELDLNESAFGTTRELVVDTAVLCEVCTGSGAAAGTHPDTCDMCHGRGEVSQVTRSFLGQVMTSRPCPQCGGFGSIIRNPCQECSGDGRVRTRRTIKVRIPAGVEDGTHIQLAGEGEIGPGGGPPGDLFLEIVERPHEIFERRGDDLHCTVQIPMTAASLGTILTMETLDGPEELDIRPGTQSGQTIPLYNRGIQHLNENGRGDLLIHVNIETPSRLDAAQEELLRELARLRGEERPPGKFAPGQQSFFSRLRDAFNGR, translated from the coding sequence GTGGCTAAGAGTGACTACTACGGCACCCTCGGGGTGCGTCGTGACGCCAGTGCGGAAGAGATCAAGAAGGCTTACCGGCGTCTGGCGCGGGAGCTGCATCCCGATGTGAACCCCGACCCTGAGACCCAGGAGAGATTCAAGGACATCACGCAGGCCTACGAGGTCCTGTCGGATTCCAACAAACGGCAGATGTACGACATGGGTGCCGATCCGTTCGCCTCGGGCGGGGGCGCCGGTGCCGGGGGGTTCGGCGCGGGTTTCCCGTTCAGCGACATCATGGACGCCTTCTTCGGCGCCGCGGGCGGCGGACGCGGTCCCCGTTCGCGTGCCCGCCGCGGGCGCAACGCCACCATCCGGGTCGAGCTCGACCTCAACGAGTCGGCCTTCGGCACCACCCGCGAGCTGGTCGTCGACACCGCCGTGCTCTGTGAGGTCTGCACGGGCTCCGGCGCGGCGGCCGGCACCCACCCCGACACCTGTGACATGTGCCATGGCCGCGGTGAGGTCTCCCAGGTCACCCGGTCCTTCCTCGGCCAGGTCATGACCTCCCGGCCCTGCCCCCAGTGCGGCGGTTTCGGCTCGATCATCCGCAACCCCTGCCAGGAGTGCTCCGGCGACGGCCGGGTCCGCACCCGGCGGACCATCAAGGTCCGCATCCCGGCGGGAGTGGAGGACGGCACCCACATCCAGCTCGCCGGCGAAGGTGAGATCGGCCCGGGTGGCGGCCCGCCCGGAGACCTGTTCCTGGAGATCGTCGAGCGCCCGCACGAGATCTTCGAGCGCCGGGGCGACGACCTGCACTGCACCGTGCAGATTCCGATGACCGCGGCCTCCCTCGGCACCATCCTGACCATGGAGACGCTCGACGGCCCCGAGGAGCTGGACATCCGGCCCGGCACGCAGTCGGGCCAGACCATCCCGCTGTACAACCGGGGCATTCAGCATCTCAACGAGAACGGCCGGGGCGACCTGCTGATCCACGTCAACATCGAGACCCCCTCTCGCCTTGACGCGGCACAGGAG
- the hemW gene encoding radical SAM family heme chaperone HemW has protein sequence MPSTLPDGDPVPASGELPDSALQGLGGRPFGFYVHVPFCVTRCGYCDFNTYTASELGPGASHKDYADTAIDEVRRARANLGDVNLPVETVFFGGGTPTLLPAGDLVRILGAIEREFGLAPGAEVTTEANPESVDLAYLSELRAGGFNRMSFGMQSAREHVLQVLDRRHTPGRPAHAVREAREAGFDHVNLDLIYSTPGESDDDWRASLTAAIEAGPDHVSAYSLIVEDGTKLAARIRRGELPMPDDDVAADRYLIADTMLAEAGFEWYEVSNWATSEAGRCRHNLLYWTGGDWWGVGPGAHSHVGGTRWWNVKHPAAYAQRLASGTSPAHAREVLTPEDRAVERLMLELRLVQGFPLKELERPPVVAQALADGLLEVEPFKAGRAVLTLRGRLLADALVRDLT, from the coding sequence GTGCCATCCACACTTCCCGACGGCGATCCCGTACCGGCCTCAGGCGAGCTTCCCGACAGCGCGCTCCAGGGGCTCGGCGGGCGGCCCTTCGGCTTCTACGTCCACGTGCCCTTCTGCGTGACCCGCTGCGGTTACTGCGATTTCAACACCTACACGGCGTCCGAGCTCGGTCCCGGCGCCTCGCACAAGGACTACGCCGACACCGCCATCGACGAGGTACGGCGGGCGCGGGCCAACCTCGGCGACGTGAATCTCCCGGTCGAGACCGTGTTCTTCGGCGGCGGCACCCCGACCCTGCTCCCGGCCGGTGACCTGGTCCGGATCCTGGGAGCGATCGAGAGGGAGTTCGGGCTGGCCCCCGGCGCGGAGGTGACCACCGAGGCCAACCCCGAGTCCGTGGACCTCGCCTACCTGTCGGAGCTGCGCGCCGGCGGGTTCAACAGGATGAGCTTCGGCATGCAGAGCGCCCGTGAGCACGTGCTCCAGGTGCTGGACCGCCGGCACACGCCGGGCCGCCCGGCGCACGCCGTACGGGAGGCGAGGGAGGCGGGATTCGACCACGTCAACCTGGACCTGATCTACAGCACGCCGGGGGAGAGCGACGACGACTGGCGCGCCTCGCTGACCGCGGCGATCGAGGCCGGGCCCGATCATGTGTCGGCCTACTCGCTGATCGTGGAGGACGGTACCAAGCTGGCCGCCAGGATCCGGCGCGGCGAGTTGCCGATGCCCGACGACGACGTGGCCGCCGACCGCTATCTCATCGCCGACACCATGCTGGCCGAGGCCGGATTCGAGTGGTACGAGGTGTCCAACTGGGCGACCTCCGAGGCCGGTCGCTGCCGGCACAACCTGCTCTACTGGACCGGCGGTGACTGGTGGGGGGTCGGTCCCGGCGCGCACAGCCATGTCGGCGGCACCCGGTGGTGGAATGTCAAGCATCCCGCGGCCTATGCCCAGCGCCTGGCCTCCGGCACCTCCCCCGCGCATGCACGGGAGGTGCTGACCCCCGAGGACCGGGCGGTGGAACGGCTGATGCTGGAGCTCAGGCTCGTCCAGGGATTCCCGCTCAAGGAGCTCGAACGGCCGCCGGTGGTCGCACAGGCGCTGGCCGACGGCCTGCTGGAGGTGGAACCGTTCAAGGCGGGCCGCGCGGTGCTCACGCTGCGCGGGCGTCTGCTGGCCGACGCGCTGGTCCGCGACCTCACGTGA
- a CDS encoding DUF3097 domain-containing protein produces MYERDVLAGDWRRPLKGKIPQVPAELDLVVEDADGGFCGAVVACDKEAVTLEDRFGRRRLFPLEPAAFLLEGKVVTLVRPAAAPQGPRRSASGSIAVEGLRAQVARESRIYVEGIHDAALVEKVWGHDLRVEGVVVEYLEGVDHLPSIVEEFGPGPERRLGVLVDHLVPGSKESRIAAQVSSPHVLIVGHPFVDVWQAVKPSAVRIPSWPSVPRDVPWKEGVIAALGWKLEPSDAWRRILGSVTTYADLEPELLGPVEELIDFVTIPGEDG; encoded by the coding sequence ATGTACGAACGTGACGTGCTGGCGGGAGACTGGCGACGCCCCCTGAAGGGGAAGATCCCTCAGGTTCCCGCAGAGCTTGACCTGGTCGTGGAGGACGCCGACGGCGGCTTCTGCGGCGCCGTGGTGGCCTGCGACAAGGAGGCCGTCACCCTGGAGGACCGGTTCGGGCGCCGGCGGTTGTTCCCGCTGGAGCCGGCCGCGTTCCTCCTGGAGGGCAAGGTGGTGACACTCGTCCGTCCCGCCGCCGCGCCCCAGGGGCCGAGGCGGAGCGCCTCGGGTTCCATCGCGGTGGAGGGCCTGCGGGCGCAGGTCGCCAGGGAGAGCCGGATCTACGTGGAGGGCATCCACGACGCCGCCCTGGTGGAGAAGGTCTGGGGCCACGACCTGCGGGTCGAAGGCGTGGTCGTGGAGTATCTCGAAGGGGTCGACCACCTGCCCTCGATCGTCGAGGAGTTCGGCCCCGGCCCCGAACGACGACTGGGCGTGCTCGTCGACCACCTGGTTCCCGGCTCGAAGGAGAGCAGGATCGCCGCCCAGGTCTCCTCGCCGCACGTGTTGATCGTCGGGCACCCGTTCGTGGACGTCTGGCAGGCGGTCAAGCCTTCGGCGGTGAGAATTCCCTCCTGGCCGTCGGTACCACGCGACGTACCCTGGAAGGAAGGCGTCATCGCCGCCCTGGGCTGGAAACTGGAGCCCAGCGACGCGTGGCGTCGCATTCTCGGATCGGTCACGACATATGCCGATCTGGAGCCAGAACTCCTCGGCCCGGTCGAGGAATTAATCGACTTCGTGACGATTCCCGGCGAGGATGGCTAG